In a genomic window of Gloeocapsopsis dulcis:
- a CDS encoding magnesium chelatase subunit H, with the protein MFTHVKSTIRHIAPESLQGRSLIKVVYVVLESQYQSALSQAVRKINANNSSVAIEISGYLVEELRDAENYEDFKRDVAEANIFIASLIFIEDLADKVVAAVEPHRDRLDAAVVFPSMPQVMRLNKMGSFSMAQLGQSKSAIAQFMRKRKEKSGSSFQDGMLKLLQTLPKVLKYLPMDKAQDARNFMLSFQYWLGGSPENLENFLLMLADKYVPSLQQKVKFQDPVTYPDMGIWHPLAPQMFEDVKEYFNWYNNRKDIPSDLKDPLAPCVGLVLQRTHLVTGDDAHYVAMVQEIEAMGARVISVFAGGLDFSKPVDAYFYDKGRGEGVALVDTVVSLTGFALVGGPARQDHPKAIESLKRLNRPYMVALPLVFQTTEEWQDSDLGLHPIQVALQIAIPELDGAIEPIILSGRDGTTGKAIALQDRIEAVAQRALKWANLRRKPKLQKRVAITVFSFPPDKGNVGTAAYLDVFGSIYEVMQSLQRNGYDVQNLPESAEKLMQEVIHDAQAQYSSPELNIAYQMSVPQYEELTPYSERLEENWGPPPGHLNSDGQNLLIYGKLFGNVFIGVQPTFGYEGDPMRLLFSRSASPHHGFAAYYTYLERIWQADAVLHFGTHGSLEFMPGKQIGMSGECYPDNLIGTIPNIYYYAANNPSEATIAKRRSYAETISYLTPPAENAGLYKGLKELSELIASYQTLKDSGRGIPIVNTIVDKCRIVNLDKDIALPETDARDISAEERDTIVGLVYRKLMEIESRLLPCGLHVIGKPPTAEEAIATLVNIAELDRQEEEILSLPRIIANSINRDIDEIYRNSDRGILEDVQLLQEITLATRDAVSALVKAQTDADGRVSKVSKLNFFNMGKKEPWLEALHQADYPKVDPQALKPLFEYLEFCLQQIVADNELGALLKALEGEYVLPGPGGDPIRNPDVLPTGKNIHALDPQSIPTTAAVQSAKIVVDRLIARQKADNGGQYPETIACVLWGTDNIKTYGESLAQIMWMVGVRPVPDALGRVNKLELIPLEELGRPRIDVVVNCSGVFRDLFINQMNLLDQAVKMAAEADEPPSMNFIRKHAMQQAEEMGINLRQAATRVFSNASGSYSSNINLAVENSTWDSEAELQEMYLKRKSFAFTSDNPGTMEESRKIFESSLKTAEVTFQNLDSSEISLTDVSHYFDSDPTKVVASLRGDGKTPAAYIADTTTANAQVRSLSETVRLDARTKLLNPKWYEGMLSHGYEGVRELSKRLVNTMGWSATAGAVDNWIYEDTNATFIQDEAMRQRLMNLNPHSFRKVVATLLEVNGRGYWETSESNLELLRELYQEVEDRIEGIE; encoded by the coding sequence ATGTTTACACACGTCAAGTCCACCATTCGTCACATTGCTCCTGAAAGTCTCCAGGGGCGTTCCTTAATCAAGGTGGTCTATGTCGTGCTTGAGTCACAGTATCAGAGTGCATTGTCGCAAGCAGTACGCAAGATCAATGCCAACAACTCATCTGTGGCTATTGAAATTAGTGGCTACTTGGTTGAAGAACTCCGAGACGCAGAAAACTATGAGGACTTCAAACGTGACGTTGCCGAGGCAAATATATTTATCGCTTCATTAATTTTTATCGAAGACTTGGCAGACAAAGTCGTTGCAGCAGTCGAGCCACACCGCGATCGCTTAGATGCAGCGGTTGTTTTCCCTTCTATGCCACAAGTGATGCGCCTGAATAAAATGGGCAGCTTCTCGATGGCACAGTTAGGGCAATCTAAAAGTGCCATAGCACAATTTATGCGCAAGCGCAAGGAAAAATCTGGCTCGTCGTTCCAAGATGGCATGCTCAAGCTGTTGCAAACACTACCAAAAGTGCTGAAGTACCTACCAATGGACAAAGCACAAGATGCGCGTAACTTTATGTTGAGCTTTCAGTATTGGCTGGGTGGTTCGCCGGAAAACTTGGAAAACTTCTTGCTGATGTTGGCAGATAAATACGTACCTTCACTGCAGCAAAAGGTAAAATTCCAAGATCCCGTAACTTATCCTGACATGGGAATTTGGCATCCCTTAGCACCACAGATGTTTGAGGATGTCAAAGAATACTTCAACTGGTACAACAACCGCAAAGATATTCCTAGCGATCTCAAAGATCCTCTCGCGCCATGTGTTGGTTTAGTGTTGCAACGTACGCACCTTGTTACAGGTGATGATGCGCATTACGTCGCAATGGTGCAAGAAATCGAAGCAATGGGCGCACGGGTCATTTCAGTGTTTGCTGGTGGTTTGGACTTTTCTAAACCTGTGGATGCTTATTTTTATGATAAGGGGCGAGGGGAAGGAGTTGCGTTGGTTGATACTGTAGTATCACTTACGGGTTTTGCGTTAGTTGGAGGGCCTGCTAGACAAGATCATCCAAAAGCAATTGAGTCACTCAAGCGTTTGAATCGCCCTTACATGGTGGCATTGCCATTAGTGTTTCAAACCACCGAAGAGTGGCAAGATAGCGATCTAGGATTGCACCCGATTCAAGTGGCGTTGCAGATTGCGATCCCCGAACTCGATGGCGCAATTGAACCGATTATTTTATCAGGAAGAGATGGGACAACCGGAAAAGCGATCGCACTACAAGACCGGATTGAAGCTGTCGCGCAACGGGCTTTAAAATGGGCAAATTTGCGCCGCAAGCCAAAACTGCAAAAGCGCGTCGCAATTACTGTATTTAGCTTTCCACCGGACAAAGGTAATGTGGGAACGGCAGCTTATCTTGATGTGTTTGGTTCGATTTACGAAGTGATGCAATCATTACAGCGGAATGGCTATGACGTGCAGAACTTGCCAGAGTCCGCCGAAAAGCTGATGCAAGAAGTGATTCACGATGCCCAAGCGCAGTACAGCAGCCCTGAATTAAATATTGCCTATCAGATGTCAGTTCCCCAATATGAGGAGCTTACACCTTATTCAGAAAGATTAGAAGAAAACTGGGGACCACCGCCAGGACATTTGAATAGCGATGGGCAAAATCTGCTAATTTACGGTAAACTCTTCGGAAATGTGTTTATCGGTGTACAGCCGACGTTTGGTTACGAAGGCGATCCGATGCGATTATTGTTCTCGCGTTCTGCAAGTCCCCATCATGGTTTTGCCGCTTACTACACGTATTTAGAACGTATTTGGCAAGCTGACGCGGTGTTGCACTTTGGTACGCATGGCTCGTTAGAATTTATGCCAGGTAAGCAGATCGGGATGTCTGGCGAGTGTTACCCAGATAACTTGATTGGTACAATTCCTAACATTTACTACTACGCAGCCAATAACCCCAGCGAAGCCACGATCGCCAAACGCCGGAGTTATGCAGAAACGATCTCTTACTTGACTCCACCTGCTGAAAATGCCGGACTATACAAGGGTTTGAAAGAACTGAGTGAACTGATTGCTTCGTACCAAACCCTTAAAGACAGCGGACGCGGGATTCCGATCGTCAATACAATCGTGGACAAGTGTCGCATTGTCAATTTGGATAAAGATATTGCTTTACCTGAAACCGATGCGAGGGATATATCGGCGGAAGAACGCGATACGATTGTGGGTTTGGTGTATCGTAAGTTGATGGAAATCGAGTCGCGACTTTTACCGTGTGGTTTGCACGTTATTGGCAAGCCTCCGACAGCAGAAGAAGCGATCGCAACTCTAGTTAATATCGCCGAACTCGATCGCCAAGAAGAAGAAATTCTTAGTTTGCCGCGAATTATCGCCAACAGCATCAATCGCGATATTGATGAAATTTATCGCAATAGCGATCGCGGTATTCTCGAAGATGTCCAACTCCTACAAGAAATCACACTTGCTACGCGCGATGCTGTCAGCGCCTTAGTTAAAGCCCAAACCGACGCGGATGGACGTGTTTCTAAAGTTTCCAAGCTCAATTTCTTCAACATGGGCAAAAAAGAACCTTGGTTAGAAGCATTGCATCAAGCAGACTACCCCAAAGTCGATCCCCAAGCGTTAAAGCCACTATTTGAGTATCTCGAATTCTGCTTACAGCAAATTGTCGCCGATAACGAACTCGGTGCATTACTTAAAGCCCTAGAAGGAGAATACGTCCTTCCTGGACCTGGTGGCGATCCGATTCGTAATCCCGACGTTCTTCCTACTGGCAAAAATATTCACGCCCTCGATCCCCAATCGATCCCGACAACGGCTGCGGTGCAATCTGCTAAAATTGTTGTCGATCGCTTGATTGCACGGCAAAAAGCGGATAATGGCGGTCAATATCCCGAAACGATCGCCTGCGTTCTCTGGGGTACTGACAACATCAAAACTTATGGTGAATCCCTTGCGCAGATCATGTGGATGGTAGGGGTGCGTCCTGTTCCTGATGCGTTGGGAAGAGTCAATAAACTCGAATTGATTCCGCTAGAAGAATTAGGACGTCCGCGTATTGATGTTGTTGTCAACTGTTCAGGTGTGTTCCGCGACTTGTTCATCAACCAAATGAACCTTTTGGATCAAGCTGTAAAAATGGCAGCAGAAGCCGATGAACCGCCATCGATGAACTTTATCCGCAAACACGCGATGCAACAAGCCGAGGAAATGGGCATTAACTTACGTCAAGCCGCGACTCGTGTCTTCTCGAATGCTTCTGGTTCCTACTCTTCTAACATCAACTTAGCGGTAGAAAACAGCACCTGGGATAGTGAAGCCGAGTTACAGGAAATGTACCTCAAGCGCAAGTCCTTTGCCTTCACCTCAGATAACCCTGGGACAATGGAAGAATCGCGGAAGATTTTTGAGAGTTCTTTAAAAACCGCAGAAGTAACCTTCCAAAACCTAGATTCATCTGAGATTAGCCTTACCGATGTATCACACTACTTTGACTCCGATCCCACAAAGGTAGTCGCAAGTTTACGCGGTGATGGTAAAACCCCAGCGGCTTACATTGCAGATACTACAACAGCAAACGCACAAGTCCGTAGTTTATCCGAAACAGTACGCCTCGACGCCCGCACAAAACTACTTAATCCCAAGTGGTACGAGGGAATGTTGAGTCACGGCTACGAAGGTGTCCGCGAACTCTCGAAACGCTTAGTGAATACAATGGGTTGGAGTGCAACAGCAGGGGCTGTCGATAACTGGATTTATGAGGATACTAATGCCACATTTATCCAAGACGAAGCAATGCGCCAGCGATTAATGAATCTGAACCCGCATTCATTCCGCAAGGTGGTAGCAACTTTATTAGAAGTCAACGGACGCGGTTATTGGGAAACAAGTGAAAGCAACCTCGAACTACTACGTGAGTTATATCAAGAAGTAGAAGACCGCATCGAAGGAATCGAGTAG
- a CDS encoding class I SAM-dependent methyltransferase, which yields MPNQWDAKLYDRNHSFVSELATNLIDLLAPQAGERILDLGCGTGFLTDKIASQGVEVIGIDYATTMIEQARDKYPQLHFEVLDARNLHYQEEFDAVFSNAALHWITEPEKVIFGIHQALKPGGRFVAEFGGQGNIKGITTALYQALEKASYPVNKIPRIWYFPSIAEYGSLLEKHDLQLIFATLFNRPTRLEEGEKGMQNWLKMFANSFLNTFSAEQQANIISDIENQLRPVLYQNGTWFADYCRIRIVAVKE from the coding sequence ATGCCTAATCAATGGGATGCCAAACTCTACGATCGCAACCACTCCTTCGTTTCAGAATTAGCCACAAATTTAATCGATTTACTTGCACCACAAGCAGGCGAGCGCATTCTTGATTTAGGTTGTGGTACAGGTTTTCTAACTGACAAAATTGCGAGTCAAGGAGTAGAAGTTATTGGTATTGATTATGCTACAACAATGATTGAACAAGCGCGTGATAAATACCCACAATTGCATTTTGAAGTATTAGATGCGAGGAACTTACATTATCAAGAAGAATTTGATGCGGTTTTCTCTAACGCTGCACTCCATTGGATTACAGAACCAGAAAAAGTGATATTTGGAATTCATCAAGCTTTAAAACCAGGTGGGCGTTTTGTTGCAGAGTTTGGTGGACAAGGTAATATAAAAGGAATTACTACAGCGCTATATCAAGCTTTAGAAAAAGCTAGTTATCCTGTGAATAAAATACCAAGGATTTGGTATTTTCCGAGTATCGCAGAGTATGGAAGTTTACTAGAAAAGCATGATTTACAACTCATATTTGCTACTCTTTTTAATCGCCCTACACGCTTGGAAGAAGGAGAAAAAGGAATGCAAAACTGGTTGAAAATGTTTGCTAATAGTTTTTTAAATACATTTTCTGCTGAGCAACAAGCAAATATTATTTCTGATATAGAAAATCAATTACGCCCAGTGTTGTATCAAAATGGCACTTGGTTTGCTGATTACTGCCGTATACGGATCGTTGCAGTTAAAGAGTAA
- a CDS encoding LNS2 domain-containing protein: MSTEKMLPKAIICDLDGTCNIYQHYIQSKRKNWKAFYKALGDVVHEFCRDIVMMYKQRGDTIVLVTGRPEEYKPPTEEWLSAHGVEYDLLLMRKTGDSRKDFIVKQELYEQYIKSKYDILFVLEDRAQVVKMWREQGLTCLQVAERQFLRLSRLYDLLGFDHTHLVNFA, from the coding sequence ATGAGCACCGAAAAAATGTTGCCAAAAGCAATTATTTGTGACTTAGACGGTACGTGTAATATCTATCAACACTACATCCAGTCAAAACGGAAGAACTGGAAAGCTTTCTATAAAGCCTTAGGTGACGTGGTGCATGAATTTTGTCGAGACATAGTGATGATGTATAAGCAGCGAGGGGATACAATTGTTCTAGTGACAGGCAGACCAGAAGAATATAAACCACCAACTGAGGAATGGCTTTCTGCTCATGGGGTTGAATACGATCTCCTGTTAATGAGAAAAACCGGAGACTCTAGAAAAGACTTTATCGTCAAACAAGAACTTTACGAGCAGTATATAAAAAGCAAATATGACATCTTATTTGTGCTTGAGGATCGAGCGCAAGTTGTCAAAATGTGGAGAGAGCAAGGGCTTACCTGTCTTCAGGTAGCAGAAAGGCAATTTTTGAGGCTATCCAGGCTATATGACTTACTGGGATTTGACCATACCCACCTTGTTAATTTTGCTTAA
- a CDS encoding DUF1350 family protein has product MNLKLRFRPVSHSWVALHPQPKGVIQFIAGAFFGTFGPMIFYRYLLQCLFEQGYTIILLPFNFTFNHYIEAGFLIREQYEILPELVRMASFEGYAYEAYLDDKNFSWIGHSLGCKYISLLEGFSNLPENSQERKQFIWKLLSKTSDEAQIQSVVADINILVDELTQKIDEVRQLIHAYVNRDIIINSIFIKGQESILLAPDISDTASAIRPQFLANFIDYLGLGVEPTPEETFNLIQESGLFNLLGLVCFKSDNIAKSTCQWFINTLKKPPKDFLRTLEGGHLKPLGIRLGNIVINLFDRPVIKLVQKRNLEFELYVTELLKELKKFQHEKDSKSK; this is encoded by the coding sequence ATGAATCTAAAACTGAGATTTAGACCAGTTTCTCACAGTTGGGTTGCTCTTCATCCACAACCTAAAGGCGTAATTCAATTTATTGCAGGGGCTTTCTTTGGTACGTTTGGTCCTATGATTTTTTATCGCTATCTACTTCAGTGTTTATTCGAGCAAGGATACACAATTATTCTACTGCCGTTTAATTTTACTTTTAACCATTATATAGAAGCTGGTTTTCTGATCAGAGAACAATATGAGATTCTACCAGAGCTAGTGAGGATGGCAAGCTTTGAGGGGTATGCCTATGAAGCCTATCTAGATGATAAGAACTTTTCTTGGATTGGGCATAGCCTTGGTTGTAAATATATCTCCCTTTTAGAAGGATTTAGTAATCTACCGGAGAATTCTCAAGAGCGAAAACAGTTCATTTGGAAGCTGCTGTCTAAGACTTCGGATGAGGCTCAGATTCAAAGTGTCGTTGCGGACATTAACATCCTTGTTGATGAGCTGACACAAAAAATTGATGAAGTTCGTCAACTGATTCACGCTTACGTGAACCGAGATATTATTATCAACAGTATCTTCATTAAAGGACAGGAATCTATTCTATTAGCTCCTGATATTAGCGACACAGCCAGTGCAATTCGACCTCAATTTTTAGCAAATTTCATTGACTATCTTGGTTTGGGTGTTGAACCAACTCCTGAAGAAACCTTTAACTTAATCCAGGAAAGCGGTCTATTTAATCTTTTGGGTTTAGTATGTTTTAAGTCAGACAATATTGCTAAATCAACCTGTCAGTGGTTTATTAATACTCTAAAAAAACCACCTAAAGATTTCCTGAGAACTTTAGAAGGTGGACATTTAAAACCCCTAGGTATTCGATTGGGTAATATTGTCATCAATCTTTTTGATAGACCTGTAATTAAACTAGTTCAAAAACGAAACCTAGAATTTGAGCTTTACGTGACTGAATTGCTTAAGGAACTAAAAAAATTTCAACATGAAAAAGATAGTAAAAGCAAATAA
- a CDS encoding DUF86 domain-containing protein, with translation MGDMRNVIAHKYFQVNLKILWNTVQNNLPLLMAQIQELLKCETDRDSS, from the coding sequence ATGGGTGATATGAGAAATGTCATTGCCCATAAATACTTTCAAGTTAATTTAAAAATTCTTTGGAATACAGTTCAGAATAACTTACCTCTTTTGATGGCTCAAATTCAAGAACTGCTAAAATGTGAAACTGATCGAGACAGCAGTTAG
- a CDS encoding nucleotidyltransferase family protein: MKQEEVLSILAAHQEELKKLGVKSLELFGSVARNEATSESDIDFLVEFSIDVGLFDLFRVQHYIEDILGCAVDLGTKDALREHLQEPVLKDVIRAF, encoded by the coding sequence ATGAAACAGGAAGAAGTCTTATCAATTTTGGCAGCACATCAAGAAGAACTAAAGAAACTAGGAGTTAAATCTCTAGAATTATTTGGTTCCGTTGCTCGAAATGAAGCAACATCTGAGAGTGATATTGATTTTTTGGTTGAATTTTCTATTGATGTGGGATTGTTTGACCTATTTAGAGTTCAGCACTATATAGAAGATATTTTAGGATGTGCGGTGGATTTAGGCACTAAAGATGCTCTACGAGAACATTTGCAAGAACCTGTTTTGAAGGATGTAATTCGTGCCTTCTAG